Proteins from a genomic interval of Candidatus Binatia bacterium:
- a CDS encoding SLBB domain-containing protein codes for MLLTAAALCLVSPSLASAQSSTDVRDKIQRSGHSEQEVRDRLEESGMTPAQIRAALKEAGYDPDALNEYLPGGKRGPGASYADDSTGTVEAQPPSDALTAPLAPPAFVEPAPHAKIRPEDWPEFTKEVAKRTHIDDPVLPFGYEVFGYLPATFEPLSAGPVDPDYPIGPGDEVIVQVWGDNQFTHAAVVNREATISVPDIGQVVLNGLTLGQAKRLITDRLGAVYSGIRARRATTFVDVTLGKLRTIQVFILGDVVRPGGYTISSVATVLNALYNAGGPTPRGSMRDIRIIRHNQVYQHADLYGYILTGSKAEDVRLQSGDVVFVPPIGKQAAVVGEVHRPAIYELAPGEGLQELLRLCGGVLTTAVIDHALIDRVVPFAERDSLAGQDRVVVDVPLRSVLADAAKDAEVHDRDILQIYRIGDTRKNTVEITGKSVIHPGLFQWRPGMHVAELLKDAGGLDPDAYMDRAQIFRTNRDGTRTMRSFNLNKALANQGDDNLALQEMDSIAVTSVWDIRDRHTVAISGNVRKPGTYEYLDGMTVMDLIFRAGGLTESAYKLRAEVSRVDSTTIATTKAAEVHQVAITGDYAVHSADSTFALKQNDQIFVREVPDWDLQRNVTIAGEVAYPGTYSLQRPDERLSSLITRAGGFKPSAYPRAATFTRRQGNAGRLSVDVERAAKGKRPSDVMLEEGDQIFIPKQPRTVKVAGEVGFPASVLYEGGKSLGYYIEQAGGYTDNSDKGRVKVIQPNGKVKSVRSTWWDPKPDPGALVIVPKKGPAEKKETLKDIATIVGIVSGAATTIFLAHQATK; via the coding sequence ATGCTCCTGACGGCGGCCGCCCTGTGTCTCGTCTCGCCCTCTCTCGCGTCAGCCCAGTCCTCCACCGACGTCCGCGACAAGATCCAGCGCTCCGGTCACTCCGAGCAGGAAGTCCGCGACCGGCTCGAAGAGTCGGGCATGACGCCGGCGCAGATCCGCGCGGCGCTCAAGGAGGCGGGCTACGATCCCGACGCCCTGAACGAGTATCTTCCGGGCGGAAAGCGCGGACCGGGAGCCTCGTACGCGGACGATTCCACCGGCACCGTCGAGGCCCAGCCGCCCAGTGACGCGCTGACCGCCCCGCTTGCGCCGCCCGCCTTCGTCGAGCCCGCCCCGCACGCCAAGATCCGCCCCGAGGACTGGCCCGAGTTCACCAAGGAAGTCGCCAAGCGGACCCACATCGACGATCCGGTCCTGCCCTTCGGCTACGAGGTCTTCGGCTACCTGCCGGCGACGTTCGAGCCGCTCTCGGCGGGCCCCGTGGATCCCGACTACCCGATCGGCCCCGGCGACGAGGTGATCGTGCAAGTCTGGGGCGACAATCAGTTTACGCACGCTGCCGTCGTGAACCGCGAGGCCACGATCAGCGTCCCCGACATCGGCCAGGTCGTCCTGAACGGGCTGACCCTGGGCCAGGCGAAACGGCTGATCACCGACCGGCTGGGCGCGGTTTACAGCGGCATCCGCGCGCGCCGCGCCACAACCTTCGTGGACGTGACGCTCGGGAAGCTCCGCACCATCCAGGTCTTCATCCTCGGCGACGTCGTCCGGCCCGGCGGCTACACCATCTCGTCCGTGGCCACGGTGCTGAACGCGCTCTACAACGCCGGCGGCCCCACGCCGCGCGGCTCGATGCGCGACATCCGCATCATCCGCCACAACCAGGTCTACCAGCACGCCGATCTCTACGGTTACATCCTGACGGGAAGCAAGGCGGAGGACGTGCGGCTCCAGAGCGGAGACGTCGTGTTCGTCCCGCCGATAGGAAAACAGGCCGCGGTCGTGGGTGAGGTGCATCGCCCGGCAATCTACGAGCTGGCGCCGGGCGAGGGGCTTCAGGAGCTATTGAGGCTGTGCGGTGGGGTGCTCACGACCGCGGTCATTGATCACGCGCTGATCGACCGCGTGGTGCCGTTCGCCGAGCGTGATTCGCTGGCGGGGCAGGACCGGGTGGTGGTGGACGTGCCGCTGCGCTCGGTGCTGGCCGACGCGGCCAAGGACGCCGAGGTTCACGACCGCGACATCCTCCAGATCTATCGGATCGGCGACACGCGGAAGAACACCGTCGAGATCACCGGCAAGTCGGTGATCCATCCCGGCCTCTTCCAGTGGCGGCCCGGGATGCATGTGGCCGAGCTTCTGAAGGACGCCGGCGGGCTGGATCCCGACGCCTACATGGACCGCGCGCAGATCTTCCGGACCAATCGCGACGGCACGCGCACGATGCGCTCGTTCAACCTGAACAAGGCGCTCGCGAATCAGGGCGACGACAATCTGGCGCTCCAGGAAATGGATTCGATCGCGGTGACGTCGGTCTGGGACATCCGCGACCGGCACACCGTCGCGATCAGCGGGAATGTCCGGAAACCCGGCACGTATGAATATCTCGACGGCATGACCGTGATGGACCTGATCTTCCGCGCGGGCGGCCTCACGGAATCGGCCTACAAGCTGAGAGCCGAAGTCTCGCGGGTGGACTCCACGACCATCGCCACGACCAAGGCGGCCGAGGTGCATCAGGTCGCGATCACCGGCGACTACGCGGTGCACTCCGCCGACTCGACGTTCGCGCTGAAGCAGAACGATCAGATCTTCGTCCGGGAGGTCCCCGACTGGGACCTGCAGCGGAACGTGACGATCGCCGGTGAGGTCGCCTACCCGGGAACGTACTCGCTGCAGCGCCCCGACGAGCGCCTTTCTTCGCTGATCACGCGCGCCGGCGGATTCAAGCCCTCGGCCTATCCGCGCGCCGCGACCTTCACGCGCCGGCAGGGCAACGCCGGCCGCCTGTCCGTGGACGTCGAGCGCGCCGCGAAAGGGAAGAGGCCCAGCGACGTGATGCTGGAGGAGGGCGACCAGATCTTCATCCCGAAACAGCCGCGGACGGTCAAGGTCGCGGGCGAAGTCGGCTTCCCGGCCAGCGTCCTCTACGAGGGCGGAAAGTCCCTCGGCTACTACATCGAACAGGCCGGCGGCTACACCGACAACTCCGACAAAGGCCGGGTGAAGGTCATCCAGCCGAACGGAAAGGTGAAGTCCGTCCGCTCCACCTGGTGGGACCCCAAGCCCGATCCCGGCGCCCTGGTCATCGTGCCGAAGAAGGGCCCGGCCGAGAAGAAGGAGACGCTCAAGGACATCGCAACGATCGTGGGCATCGTGTCGGGAGCTGCGACTACGATCTTCCTGGCCCACCAGGCGACGAAGTGA
- a CDS encoding Wzz/FepE/Etk N-terminal domain-containing protein, whose protein sequence is MSPSTPPVPWWSDRVWLRNTILYAILIAGLATGISLLMPKTYRSNGKILPNFSGSAASSLLNLAAASGFGDMLSGDLSNTENPVVTYPEILTSTNLLERVALSPFPVARSESTDTVMKAIRVKGSDRRSLDRAVRLLRTITAVDANPRTGVINVSAVTRDSVLSAYIVQRMLVELDRFNVESRSSRGRATREFVEGRLGEAQRALASAEQSLAGFRQGNIRVSGSPQLQLEQARLEREVETRSELSRMLAREYETARIEEKRDTPTFTIIDPPRPPVRKYRPKTTVNALLALIGTLGIRAFLARLKELRTGSGTYLRELPQREMPAGA, encoded by the coding sequence GTGAGCCCGTCAACACCCCCGGTTCCATGGTGGTCTGACCGCGTCTGGCTTCGAAACACGATCCTGTACGCCATTCTCATCGCCGGGCTGGCGACCGGTATTTCCCTCCTCATGCCCAAGACGTACCGCTCGAACGGAAAGATCCTGCCGAATTTCTCAGGCTCCGCTGCTTCCTCCCTGCTCAATCTGGCCGCGGCCTCCGGTTTCGGCGACATGCTCTCCGGTGACCTGTCGAATACGGAGAATCCGGTCGTCACGTACCCTGAGATCCTTACGAGCACGAACTTGCTGGAGCGCGTCGCCCTCAGCCCGTTCCCTGTCGCCAGGTCCGAGTCCACGGACACCGTCATGAAGGCGATACGCGTCAAGGGATCCGATCGGCGCAGCCTCGATCGCGCTGTGCGCCTCCTCCGCACGATCACCGCCGTAGACGCCAACCCCCGGACGGGCGTCATCAATGTGAGCGCCGTGACTCGAGACAGCGTCCTGTCCGCGTACATCGTTCAGCGGATGCTGGTCGAGCTCGACCGCTTCAACGTGGAATCCCGGTCATCGCGTGGGCGCGCCACCCGCGAGTTCGTCGAGGGGAGGCTGGGCGAAGCCCAGAGGGCGCTCGCCTCCGCAGAGCAGAGCTTGGCGGGGTTTCGACAGGGGAACATCCGGGTGAGCGGATCCCCTCAGTTGCAGCTGGAGCAGGCGCGGTTGGAGCGTGAGGTGGAAACCCGGTCCGAGCTTTCACGCATGCTCGCACGCGAATACGAGACGGCGCGAATCGAGGAGAAGCGCGATACACCGACATTCACCATAATCGATCCTCCTCGCCCGCCCGTTCGAAAGTACAGACCCAAGACAACCGTGAACGCGTTGCTCGCTCTGATCGGGACCCTTGGGATTCGCGCGTTCCTTGCGAGGCTGAAGGAGCTCCGAACGGGCTCGGGCACCTACCTGCGCGAGCTACCACAGCGGGAGATGCCAGCGGGCGCTTGA
- a CDS encoding oligosaccharide flippase family protein, with product MSQSEAVAIQEETPASQESRLDPRADPRPPLSTQIGWTAAGNVGYAALQWCMLIVLTKLVPAVAVGQFGLGLALSVPVLMFTNLQLRSIQATRASDRFEFDDYLGVRLVSTAAALVFLAIAVVIIGYRSATAWVVLAVSLSKGIESIADTVYGHLQHRERMNRIAISMLCRGALSLLVLGGVLWITRSVLIGVLGMAVASGLVLLAYDLPSARAVTRASRTSRPSQPGNGPRFHIVTMRAIVTLGLPLGVASLLLALAANTPRYFLERWHGEAALGYFAALAYPTAAFSIVVSAFGQAATPRLAEFYRTNRRAFWRLVLSLCAVPVLIAIIAAIGVMALGSSLLSFFYKPEYSRYFDAFVIMLASGATWSLASVLGFAATAARKLAGQAPVSLVVCAVTLLLSVILVPGLGVRGAAIVSVLSGLTSTGAYLSLLVWRPVRVQTPGTVTP from the coding sequence GTGTCTCAATCCGAAGCCGTTGCAATTCAGGAAGAGACGCCTGCCTCCCAGGAATCGAGGCTCGACCCGAGGGCTGACCCGCGTCCCCCGCTTTCGACCCAGATCGGTTGGACGGCCGCGGGAAACGTGGGCTATGCCGCGTTGCAGTGGTGCATGCTCATTGTGCTTACCAAGCTTGTGCCCGCGGTTGCCGTAGGACAATTCGGTCTCGGCCTTGCTCTATCGGTCCCCGTCCTCATGTTTACCAATCTTCAGCTGCGCTCGATCCAGGCGACACGGGCGTCGGATCGATTCGAGTTCGACGATTACCTCGGTGTGAGGCTCGTGTCGACGGCTGCCGCTCTGGTCTTCCTTGCGATCGCGGTGGTGATCATCGGGTACCGATCGGCCACGGCCTGGGTTGTTTTGGCCGTTTCCTTGTCCAAGGGTATCGAGTCGATTGCGGATACGGTGTACGGCCATCTGCAGCATCGGGAGAGGATGAATCGAATCGCAATATCGATGCTCTGCCGCGGCGCGCTATCGCTGCTCGTATTGGGCGGGGTGTTGTGGATCACGCGAAGCGTCCTGATCGGCGTCCTCGGAATGGCCGTCGCATCAGGCCTCGTCCTTCTCGCCTACGACTTGCCGAGCGCCCGTGCCGTGACGCGAGCGTCCCGGACTTCCAGACCTAGCCAGCCAGGGAATGGCCCCCGATTTCACATCGTAACCATGCGCGCGATCGTCACGCTCGGCTTGCCCTTGGGAGTTGCGAGCCTGCTGCTGGCACTCGCGGCGAACACGCCCCGTTATTTCCTCGAACGCTGGCATGGAGAAGCCGCACTTGGATACTTCGCGGCGCTCGCCTATCCCACGGCCGCATTCTCGATCGTGGTGAGCGCCTTTGGCCAGGCCGCCACGCCTCGATTGGCTGAGTTCTATCGGACGAACCGGCGGGCGTTCTGGCGACTCGTCCTTTCGCTATGCGCCGTTCCGGTCCTCATTGCCATCATTGCGGCCATCGGCGTGATGGCCCTCGGATCGTCACTGCTCTCGTTCTTTTACAAGCCGGAGTACTCCCGGTACTTCGACGCTTTCGTGATCATGCTCGCCAGCGGAGCCACGTGGTCGTTGGCTTCCGTTCTGGGGTTTGCGGCCACGGCAGCACGCAAGCTCGCGGGGCAGGCGCCCGTCTCGCTCGTCGTGTGCGCGGTCACGCTGCTCCTGAGCGTGATTCTTGTCCCCGGCTTGGGTGTCCGCGGCGCCGCCATCGTATCCGTCCTTTCCGGGCTGACGTCGACGGGAGCGTATCTCTCGCTTCTGGTGTGGCGTCCGGTCCGCGTCCAGACGCCTGGCACCGTGACCCCATGA